The proteins below are encoded in one region of Puntigrus tetrazona isolate hp1 chromosome 5, ASM1883169v1, whole genome shotgun sequence:
- the rorb gene encoding nuclear receptor ROR-beta codes for MRAQIEVIPCKICGDKSSGIHYGVITCEGCKGFFRRSQQNNASYSCPRQRNCLIDRTNRNRCQHCRLQKCLALGMSRDAVKFGRMSKKQRDSLYAEVQKHQQRLQEQRQQQTGEAEALARVYSSSLTNGLSTLNHEIGGTYANGHVIDMPKGQPNGAPGGYYGMDSTQASPDQSGLDMTGMKQIKQEPIYDLTPVPNLFTYGSYQDSQLAPGVSMGELDRIAQNIIKSHLETCQYTAEELQQLAWQTHSYEEVKMYQSKTRDVLWQQCAIQITHAIQYVVEFAKRITGFMELCQNDQILLLKSGCLEVVLVRMCRAFNPLNNTVLFEGKYGGMQIFKALGCDDLVSAVFDFAKSLCSLQLTEEEIALFSAAVLISTDRPWLMEPRKVQKLQEKIYFALQHIMQKNHLDEDALAKLISRIPTLSALCTLHTEELQAFQQLHPETVNMLFPPLYKELFNPDAAGVMPK; via the exons ATGCGAG cCCAAATCGAAGTCATACCATGCAAAATCTGTGGAGACAAGTCATCAGGCATCCACTATGGAGTCATCACATGTGAAGGCTGTAAG GGTTTCTTCAGACGCAGTCAACAGAACAACGCGTCCTACTCCTGTCCCCGACAGCGCAACTGCCTGATCGACCGAACAAACCGCAACCGCTGCCAGCACTGCCGGCTTCAAAAGTGCCTGGCACTGGGCATGTCCCGGGATG CTGTTAAGTTTGGCCGCATGTCCAAGAAGCAGAGGGATTCTTTGTACGCAGAGGTTCAGAAACACCAGCAGAGGCTTCAAGAGCAGCGGCAGCAACAGACGGGTGAAGCGGAGGCCCTCGCCCGTGTTTACTCTTCCAGCCTCACCAACGGCCTCAGCACCCTCAACCATGAGATTGGGGGGACGTACGCTAACGGTCATGTCATAGACATGCCCAAGGGTCAACCCAACGGCGCACCCGGAGGCTACTACGGAATGGACTCCACACAGGCCAGCCCGGATCAGTCAGGACTGGACATGACTGGAATGAAGCAGATCAAACAGGAACCCATATACGATCTCACCCCCGTTCCCAACCTTTTCACCTACGGCTCCTATCAAGACAGCCAGCTAGCACCTGGAGTGTCTATGGGGGAATTAG ACCGAATTGCACAGAACATCATAAAGTCCCACCTGGAGACGTGTCAGTACACAGCGGAGGAGCTTCAGCAGCTAGCCTGGCAGACGCACTCCTACGAAGAGGTCAAGATGTACCAAAGCAAG acacGGGACGTGTTGTGGCAGCAGTGTGCTATACAGATAACTCATGCCATTCAGTACGTGGTAGAGTTTGCAAAGCGCATCACTGGCTTCATGGAGCTTTGCCAGAATGACCAGATATTACTACTTAAATCAG GGTGCCTGGAAGTAGTGCTGGTCAGAATGTGCCGGGCATTCAACCCCCTCAACAACACGGTTCTGTTTGAGGGGAAATATGGAGGCATGCAGATATTTAAAGCTCTAG GCTGTGATGACCTGGTCAGTGCAGTGTTTGACTTTGCCAAGAGTCTGTGTTCACTGCAGTTAACGGAAGAAGAGATTGCCCTGTTTTCTGCTGCCGTGCTCATTTCTACAG ACCGGCCGTGGTTAATGGAGCCCAGGAAAGTGCAGAAGCTACAAGAGAAAATCTACTTTGCCCTGCAGCACATCATGCAAAAGAACCATCTGGACGAGGATGCGCTGGCCAAG CTGATTAGCCGGATCCCCACGCTGTCGGCTCTGTGCACCCTCCACACAGAGGAGCTTCAGGCCTTCCAGCAGCTCCACCCAGAGACGGTTAACATGCTGTTTCCCCCCCTCTATAAGGAGCTTTTCAATCCTGATGCCGCTGGCGTCATGCCCAAATGA